In Micromonospora cremea, the genomic window CGTGCTGTCTGTCCGGCCAGTGCGGCGACCCTGAGATCCCCCTGATTCCGCTCCCGATCCCGGTCGCCGCACACCGGCACCTGCTAACTTCTCTTGGCATGTGCAAGGGCTGCTTATGAGTGCCGCTCCGCCGCCGACCGGCGACGACCTGGTCCGGGTGCTGGCCACCCTGGCCAACCCGCACCGGCTGCGGGTCGTCGCCGCTCTGGCCCGGGAGCGCGCCTACGTGAGCCGGCTGGCCCGGCAGCTGGGCATCAGCCGGGCGCTGTTGCAGGTCCACCTACGGAAGCTGGCGGCGGCCGGGCTGGTCACCGCCCGCCTGGAGTTGTCGGAGGACGGGAAGGCCATGAACTACTACGAGGTGGAGCCGTTCGTGCTCACACTCACCCCCGAGATCATCGCGGCGGCGGTCGAGACGCTGACCGTGCCCGAGTCGGCCGAGCAGCCCGGAGCGGAGCGATGACCGGGATGAGCGACCACGACTGGACCGAGGTGGTCGGTGCGATCGGCATCTTCGCCCTGCTGATCACCGTGTTCGCGGTGACCGTCGTCCAGATCGCTAAGACCCGGCGGGCCCGGTACGACGGGGCCCGCTCCGACGACTACCGCCGGATGGCGGAGACGGCCGCCCGCGCCCAGGAGGAGAACGCCCGCCTGCTGGCCTCGCTGGACGGCCGGCTGGGCGGAATGGAGACCCGGATGGGCGTGCTGGAACGCGTCCTGCGCGAGGTCGACTGAACCCGGTGGAAAAGGCCCGGGCCGTCGAGCGGCTACTCGACGGCCCGGTGGAAGCAGCACCACCTCGCCCGATGGGCGAGTTTCTCCCGTGACGCTCCTTCGAGGAGAGGACAGCACTCCATGCTGCGCGTACGCAAATCGACCGTCGGTTGGGCGGTCGCCCTGGCTCTCACGGCCACCGGTCTGGCCCCGGTCAGCCCGGCCGCCGCTCGACCACAACCAGGCCTCACCATCGACTGGCGGCCCTGCCTCAAGGACGTGACCGCCGAGTGCGGCACGCTGTCCCTGCCGGTGGACTGGCGCCGACCCCGGGGCGAGCGCTTCGACCTGGCGCTGGCCCGGCGGACGGCCACCGACCCGTCCGCCCGGATCGGCGCGCTGGTGTTCGGCCCCGGCGGGCCGGGCGACAGCGGGGTCGACCGGGTGGTGACCGGCAGCTCCCGGTTCAGCGCCGAGCTGCGCCGCCGCTTCGACATCGTCAGCTTCGACCCGCGCGGCACCGGTCGCAGCCACCCGGTGGTCTGCTCGACCGACCTGCTCGCCCGGCAACCGCAACTGCTGGCCGATCAGGCTCAGTTCGACGCCACGCTGGCCGGCAACGCGTTGCTGCGGGCCGACTGTCGGGCCCGCACCGGACCGCTCTACGACCACGTGGACACGACCAGCGCGGCCCGCGACCTCGACGCGGTCCGCGCCGCGCTCGGCGAGCGGCAGCTGACCTTCCACGGCAGCTCGTACGGCACCCTGCTGGGGCAGCGGTACGCGGAGCTGTTCCCGCACCGGGTCCGGGCCATGGTGCTGGAAGCCGCGATGGATCACAGCCTCGGCATCCGTGCCTTCCTCGACACCCAGGCCGTCACCGCGGAGGGCGCGTTCGACGAATTCGTCGCGTGGTGTGCCCGGTCCACCGGCTGCGTGCTCAAGGGGCGGGACATTCGGGAGGTCTGGGCCGAGCTGCACGGCCGGGCCGCAGGCGGGACGTTGACCGACCCGGACCGGCCCGGGGTGGCGCTCACCCCGTTCGAGCTGAGCCGGCTCGCCCACAAGAAGCTCTACGAGACGCACTGGTGGCCGGAGCTGGCCGGGTGGATCGTCAGAATGGACGCCGCCACCACGCCGAACACGGCATCGTCGGCCGGTGACAGGTCGACGGGCGACGCCGTCGCTCCGTACCCGTTCGCGGTCTTCTGCCAGGACTGGAGCCTGCCCGTCCGCGACTACCGCGAGTACGCCGGACACCTGCGCCGGATGGCCCGGCTCGCGCCCGACCTGCGCTACCCGCCGGCGGTGTTCGCTCCGGTGACCTGCCTGGGCACGCCGGCGCCGGTCGCCAACCCGCAGCACCGGATGCGGGTCCGCACCGATGTGCCGCTGCTGCTCGCCGCCACCGTGCACGACCCGGCCAGCGGGTACAACTGGGCCACCAACGTGGCCCGGCAGTTGGGTGAGCACGGCGTGCTGCTCACCTACCAGGGCTGGGGGCACGGCAGCTACACCACCAGCCCGTGCGTGGGCGGCGCGGTCGACCGCTACCTGACCAGCGTGGTGGCGCCCCGCCCTGGCACCAGCTGCCCGGCCATCGAACCGTCGTCGTGACCGACCTGCCGGTCTGACCGGGCGCAACCTGGGCCTGTCGACCCCCGGTCGCCGAGCGGCAGGATCCGCGCGGCGACCGGGGGCGGCGCCCCGATCAGCGCAGGACGCGGTAGCGCAGGTGGGCCACGGTCGGCCCGGCCACCACCGCCTCCTGCTCCAGCCGCGGCGCGATGCCATCGAAGAGCCGTTCGCCGGCCCCGAGCACGATCGGCACCACATGCAGATGCAGCGTGTCGATCAGCCCCGCGGCCAGGCACTGCCGGACCGTGCTCGCGCCGCCGCCGATCGACACCTGCCGCTCACCCGCCGCCTCCCGGGCCTGCCGCAGCGCCGACTCGATCCCGTCGGTGACGAACCGGAACTCGGTGCCGCCCCGCATCACCAGCGGTGCCCTGGGATGGTGGGTGAGCACGAAGACCGGGGTGTGGAACGGCGGATCGTCGCCCCACCAGCCCTGCCAGCTCTCGTCCCAGTCGCCGTCCCCACCGCCGAACATCCGCCGGCCCATGACGTACGCCCCGACGTCGCGGGTCAGCTCCTCGACCAGTTCGGCGTCGACGCCCCGCTCGCCGCCGGTCAGCCCGTGCTGCGCCCGCCAGCTGTCCAGGCCGAAGAACCACTCGTGCAACCGCAGCCCGCCCCGGCCCAGCGGATCCTGCCGGCTCTGGTCCGGCCCGGCCACGTACCCGTCCAACGAGATCGACAGTTGACTGCTCACCGTTCCCATGCCAGGTCGACTCCGGCGACCGCCGGAACTCATCGCTGTGCGGCCAGTCGGGCGGCCCGCAGCTCCAGGTAACGCTGCTCGGGCAGGCTGGTGGTGCCGCGGGCCGCCGCCAGGTACGCGTCCCGCGCCGCCGCCAGCTCCCCGGCGAGCTCCAGCAGGTGGGCCCGGACCGCGGCGAGCCGGTGGTGCCCGGCGGTGCGCTCATCGGCGTCCAGCGGAGTGAGCAGGGCGAGCCCGGCCCGGGGCCCGTCCACCATGGCCACCGCCACCGCCTGATTGAGAGTGACCATCGGATTCGGCGCGATCCGGGCGAGCAGCCGGTAGAGCGCGGCGATCTGCGGCCAGTCCGTCGCGGCCGCCGTCGGCGCCTCGGCGTGCACCGCGGCGATCGCCGCCTGGAGCTGGTACGGGCCGGGCGGTGACCAGGTCAGCGCCTCGGTGATCAGCGCGATGCCGGCCGCGATGGCCGTCCGGTCCCACCGGGTCCGGTCCTGCTCGGCCAGCGGCACCAGCTCGCCGTCCGGGCCGACCCGGGCGGCCCGGTGCGCGTCGGTGAGCAGCATCAGCGCCAACAGCCCGGCCACCTCGCCGTTGCCGGGCAGCAGCCCGTGCAGGACGCGGGCGAGCCGGATCGCCTCGCCGGTCAGCTCCACCCGGTGCAGGTCCGGCCCGCTGGACGCGGTGTACCCCTCGTTGAAGATCAGGTAGAGCACCCGGAGCACCGTCCCCAGCCGCTCGTCGCGCTCATCCGGTGCGGGCAGGCTGAACCGGGCACCGGCGCCCTCGATCCGCTGTTTGGCCCGGCGGATCCGTTGGCTCATCGTCGCCTCCGGCACCAGGTGCGCCCGGGCGATCTGGGCGGTGCTGAGCCCGCCGACGGCGCGCAGGGTGAGCGCCACCTGTGCCGAGGGTGCCAGCGCCGGGTGGCAGCAGAGGAAGAGCAGCGTCAGGGTGTCGTCGGCGTCCGCCACCGCGGGCTCCGCGTCGGCCGCCGGCGCCACCCCGGCGTACGCCGGCTCGCGCAGCGCCACCGCCACCTCGCGGTCCCGGCGGGCGCGCTCGCTGCGCCACTCGTCGGTGAGCCGGCGGGTGGCCACGGTGAGCAGCCACGCGCGGGGGTTGTCCGGCACGCCCTGCCCGGGCCACTGCGTCGCGGCGGCGAGCAGCGCCTCCTGCACCGCGTCCTCGCACCGGTCGAACTGCCCGTGCCGGCGGACCAGCAGGCCGAGGACCTGCGGCGCGAGCGTGCGCAGCAGGTCCTCGACCGTCCGGTCGTCGGTCACATCTCCGTCCCGGCCTCGTCCATGATCGGGCGGACCTCCATCGCGCCGCCGAAGCGCACGTCCGGCCAGCGGGCGGCGATCTCGGCGGCCCGTTGCGGGCTGTCGCAGTCGACGGTCAGGTAGCCGGCGAACTGCTCCTTGCTCTCCATGAACGGCCCGTCGATGACCTCCGGGTGGCCGCCGGCGAGCCGGACCGTCCGGGTCTGCGACGGGTCGGCCAGCGCCTGGCCGCCGACCAGCTCGCCGGACTCGGTCAGCTCCTTCATGATCTCGTCGACCTCGCCGAACAGGGCGGTGCGGTCCCGCTCGGTCAGCTCCTCGGTGAAGCCGGGCCGGTTCCAGATCAGCAGCATGTACTTCACGGCGATGCTCCTCGGGTTTGGGTCGCGTCCCGGTCGGGGCGCGGTTCACCGGAGGGTCGGAGCCGAAGCTCCGTTCCCTACCGCCTACCGAAGAACATCGCAGAATTCTTCGACGGTGGCGGTCCCACGCCGGGTGGGTCAGCGTGGGTCGGGTCGTTCCGGCACCTGTCGGGGCGGTGGCCCGCCGCCGACGTCCAGCGACGCGCGGTCGGCCGCGGAGGTGCCGGACGACCAGCCCTCGGCGTCGCGGACGCTGAGCCGGTGCCGGGTGACGCCGGGGAAGAGGGTGTCCAGCCGCTCCCGGACCGCCTCGCCGCGTGCGGCGAGCACCGGGAGGAGCCGCTCCGGGCCGGCCGTCTCGGCCGCCGCCCGATCCGCCGCGTCGGTGGTCGCGCGCAGCCGCTCGCCGATCCGCAGCGCGAACGCGTTGAGGAAGGACTCGTCCCAGACGCGGGTCCGCCGCCCGGTCCCCGGTCGCCGCTCGGCCCGCCCGCGCAGCATCGCGGCGGTGGCCTGGACCAGCAGCGAGGTGTAGAGCAGCTCCACCGCCACGAGGTCGGCCGGCCAGCCCAGCACGGTGGCGAAGCCGAGGTCGTCGGACCAGACCGCCTCACAGCGGTTCGCCGCCGCGACCTCCTGCACCAGCAGCGCCTTGGCGCCCGCGTACGGGGCGTCGGTGCCGAGCCGCACCCCGCCGGGCAGGTCGCCGCGGTCGGCACCGGCGGCCAGCAGCGCCTCGTCGATGCTGTGCCGGGCGATCAGCTCCTGCGCCTTGCCGGTCAACGCCTCTGCCTCGGCCGGGAAGGTGGTCGACTCGGCCTTGGCCAGCAGCGCCCGTACCCGGTCGAGCATTCCGGACCCACTGCGGGCCGCGCCGGCCGGCCGGCTGGCGGCCGCCGCACCGGTCGTGCCGGGTGGTGGGCGGAGCACCGCGATCGGCGGCAGGCTCTCCACCAGGGCGAGGGTGTCCACCGCCGTGCGCAGGGCGTCGACCCGGTCCAGCCCCTCCCGGGCGGACCAGCCGGCCAGAACGCTCCGGTCGTCGTCCCACCACACCTCGGCGGCCAGCTCGCGCAACTGCTCGTCCCACCAGGCCGGGACCGGTCCGGCCTGCTCGCGCCGCTGGGCGGCCATCGCGTCCCGGACCAGTCGGGCCGGGCGGGCGCCGAGCCGCCGGGTGGTGAGCCGGTCCAGGTCGGCCGGTTGCCAGCCACGTGGCCAGAGCCGCGCCACGCCGCGGACCAGGCGACGCAGCAGCGCCGTGTCCACCGCCGCCGTGCCGTCCGCCGCGCCGGTGCCGACCATCAACCGGTCCAGCTGCCGTTCGGCCTGCCGTACGTCGGTGCCGCGCACCGCCGCGAGCGCATCGGCGACGAGTTCGTCCGGGTCCGGCACGGGCACCTCCTCTCGGCTTCCGCTGTGTCTCAAACTCCATGATCATGCCGTCCGCCCTACCGGTGGCGCGAAACGGGGATGTCGTCGCCCCGATGACCGACGGTGCCTCGATCAACACGGGGTCCGGGAAGCAGCGGTGTCCCACCAGGTCCGACACCCCGATATCGCCGATCTCGTGTCGATCACCGCGGTCCGCCGCCCGTTGCGGCTCCGTGGGCATGTTCCGCCCAGTCTCGGGTAGTTCGACCCTCACCCGAGGCGGATGGGAGGTGTGTGGTGGTCGGTTCGAGCCTGCCCGGTGCGCGCAGCGCCGCCGTGCCGGACGTCCGCTCGTCCATCCTCGCCGGCGTCCTGATCGGGATCGCGGTGATGGCCGCGGTGGACGAGATCATCTTCCACCAGCTGCTGGCCTGGCACCACTTCTACGACCGGTCCACCCTGTCGGTGGGCCTGCTCTCCGACGGGCTGCTGCACGCCGCCGAGCTGCTGGCCCTGGTCGGCGGGTTCTTCTGGTTCGCCGACCTGCGCCGGCGGGGTGCCCTGGCGGCCCGGTTCGCCTGGGGTGGGTTCCTGCTCGGCGCCGGGGGCTTCCAGCTCTTCGACGGGCTGGTCGACCACAAGGTGCTCCGGCTGCACCAGATCCGCTACGGCGTGCACCTGGTCCCGTACGACGTGGTCTGGAACGTGGGCGGCGCGATACTGCTGCTCGCGGGTGCCGCGCTGGTCTGGCGGGCCCGGTCCCGGCCGCCCCGCGACGGCCAGCGGTGACGGAGCCGCTCGCCCCGGCCTGGTTCGCGTCGCCGGTGGTCGCGCACGGGGGGCACGGGCACGCGGCGGCGGATGGCCCGAGCTGGTTCCCCCTCGCGGCGGTCGTCCTGCTGGCCGGTGGCTACCTCGTGGCTGCCGCGCGAGATCCGAGGGGCTGGGACCACCGGCGCAGCGCCGCCTGGCTGGCCGGCTGTGCCGTGCTGGCGGTCGCGGTCGGGCCGCTCGCGCAGCTCCCCGACGACCCGCGCGGACACATGGCGCAGCACCTGCTGCTCGGCATGGTGGCCCCGCTCGGGCTGGTGCTCGGCGCCCCGGTGACACTGCTGCTGCGGATCGCGTCCACGCCCACGCGCCGGTTCGTCGGCCGGATGCTGCGCGCCCGCCCGCTGCACCTGATCGCTCACCCGGTCACCGCCGCGCTGCTCAGCACGGGCGGGCTGGCGCTGGTGCTGCTCACCCCGCTGTACGCGGCGGCGGAGCGCCAGCCCACTCTGCACCACGCCCTGCACCTGCACTACCTGGCCGCCGGATACCTG contains:
- a CDS encoding ArsR/SmtB family transcription factor, which encodes MSAAPPPTGDDLVRVLATLANPHRLRVVAALARERAYVSRLARQLGISRALLQVHLRKLAAAGLVTARLELSEDGKAMNYYEVEPFVLTLTPEIIAAAVETLTVPESAEQPGAER
- a CDS encoding alpha/beta hydrolase, which codes for MLRVRKSTVGWAVALALTATGLAPVSPAAARPQPGLTIDWRPCLKDVTAECGTLSLPVDWRRPRGERFDLALARRTATDPSARIGALVFGPGGPGDSGVDRVVTGSSRFSAELRRRFDIVSFDPRGTGRSHPVVCSTDLLARQPQLLADQAQFDATLAGNALLRADCRARTGPLYDHVDTTSAARDLDAVRAALGERQLTFHGSSYGTLLGQRYAELFPHRVRAMVLEAAMDHSLGIRAFLDTQAVTAEGAFDEFVAWCARSTGCVLKGRDIREVWAELHGRAAGGTLTDPDRPGVALTPFELSRLAHKKLYETHWWPELAGWIVRMDAATTPNTASSAGDRSTGDAVAPYPFAVFCQDWSLPVRDYREYAGHLRRMARLAPDLRYPPAVFAPVTCLGTPAPVANPQHRMRVRTDVPLLLAATVHDPASGYNWATNVARQLGEHGVLLTYQGWGHGSYTTSPCVGGAVDRYLTSVVAPRPGTSCPAIEPSS
- a CDS encoding dihydrofolate reductase family protein, with protein sequence MGTVSSQLSISLDGYVAGPDQSRQDPLGRGGLRLHEWFFGLDSWRAQHGLTGGERGVDAELVEELTRDVGAYVMGRRMFGGGDGDWDESWQGWWGDDPPFHTPVFVLTHHPRAPLVMRGGTEFRFVTDGIESALRQAREAAGERQVSIGGGASTVRQCLAAGLIDTLHLHVVPIVLGAGERLFDGIAPRLEQEAVVAGPTVAHLRYRVLR
- a CDS encoding RNA polymerase sigma factor, with the protein product MTDDRTVEDLLRTLAPQVLGLLVRRHGQFDRCEDAVQEALLAAATQWPGQGVPDNPRAWLLTVATRRLTDEWRSERARRDREVAVALREPAYAGVAPAADAEPAVADADDTLTLLFLCCHPALAPSAQVALTLRAVGGLSTAQIARAHLVPEATMSQRIRRAKQRIEGAGARFSLPAPDERDERLGTVLRVLYLIFNEGYTASSGPDLHRVELTGEAIRLARVLHGLLPGNGEVAGLLALMLLTDAHRAARVGPDGELVPLAEQDRTRWDRTAIAAGIALITEALTWSPPGPYQLQAAIAAVHAEAPTAAATDWPQIAALYRLLARIAPNPMVTLNQAVAVAMVDGPRAGLALLTPLDADERTAGHHRLAAVRAHLLELAGELAAARDAYLAAARGTTSLPEQRYLELRAARLAAQR
- a CDS encoding YciI family protein — encoded protein: MLLIWNRPGFTEELTERDRTALFGEVDEIMKELTESGELVGGQALADPSQTRTVRLAGGHPEVIDGPFMESKEQFAGYLTVDCDSPQRAAEIAARWPDVRFGGAMEVRPIMDEAGTEM
- a CDS encoding DUF2786 domain-containing protein, encoding MPDPDELVADALAAVRGTDVRQAERQLDRLMVGTGAADGTAAVDTALLRRLVRGVARLWPRGWQPADLDRLTTRRLGARPARLVRDAMAAQRREQAGPVPAWWDEQLRELAAEVWWDDDRSVLAGWSAREGLDRVDALRTAVDTLALVESLPPIAVLRPPPGTTGAAAASRPAGAARSGSGMLDRVRALLAKAESTTFPAEAEALTGKAQELIARHSIDEALLAAGADRGDLPGGVRLGTDAPYAGAKALLVQEVAAANRCEAVWSDDLGFATVLGWPADLVAVELLYTSLLVQATAAMLRGRAERRPGTGRRTRVWDESFLNAFALRIGERLRATTDAADRAAAETAGPERLLPVLAARGEAVRERLDTLFPGVTRHRLSVRDAEGWSSGTSAADRASLDVGGGPPPRQVPERPDPR
- a CDS encoding DUF2243 domain-containing protein, giving the protein MVGSSLPGARSAAVPDVRSSILAGVLIGIAVMAAVDEIIFHQLLAWHHFYDRSTLSVGLLSDGLLHAAELLALVGGFFWFADLRRRGALAARFAWGGFLLGAGGFQLFDGLVDHKVLRLHQIRYGVHLVPYDVVWNVGGAILLLAGAALVWRARSRPPRDGQR
- a CDS encoding cytochrome c oxidase assembly protein; amino-acid sequence: MTEPLAPAWFASPVVAHGGHGHAAADGPSWFPLAAVVLLAGGYLVAAARDPRGWDHRRSAAWLAGCAVLAVAVGPLAQLPDDPRGHMAQHLLLGMVAPLGLVLGAPVTLLLRIASTPTRRFVGRMLRARPLHLIAHPVTAALLSTGGLALVLLTPLYAAAERQPTLHHALHLHYLAAGYLFAWSLAGPDPAPRRPGLAVRIGALLGAAAGHSALAKYLYAHAGTLPPGLADPDPTALRSAAQLMYYGGDVAELLLAVALFATWYHRPSRLHPARPSRLIKKFASRKGNALTETS